DNA from Chaetodon trifascialis isolate fChaTrf1 chromosome 14, fChaTrf1.hap1, whole genome shotgun sequence:
aggacgaggacgcgACGATAGAGAATGGGCGGTGAAATGCGGGGAGAAAACACGACAcgaaaagcaaagcagaaaggATGAGAAATGGCGAGACGGAGTCACAGATGGTAGGAAGGGAAGGCAGAACAggaggatggagacagagggatggGGTGGAAGTTGATGTGCTGGATGTCTTCCTCATGTTCCATCAGCAGAAGCCTGTTGGAGGGAAAGCGCAATAATGAGAACAGCTGCagtggatgcacacacacacacacacgcacacacacacacaaacacaaccgaGAAAACACTCCTCCAGCCACTTAGCCAACCGCTCTTCATCAGCggatccacacacacgcaggcaaaAACACACTCTTACCCTCGCACTCGAAGGCTTGCAGCACGGTGGTGTAAGTGGGGCCCAGCCAAGAGGTGTAGCTACCCAGAACCCTCTGCAGGTGGTGGGTGGCATCGCTGAAGAGCAGATCGGATGCTCCATAGCCTGCCGAGCTGAACAGGCTGAAGCCCTCGGTGGCGTTGCCAAACGCattctgcaggagagagaacGTGTGTGACAGGACTTAATGCGTGAGGGCATGCATGGATGTGCGTTGGCGTGCtctgtgtacatatgtgtgtttgtttaggtTTGTGTGTATCGCCATGGGATCAGCACAATGTATCAGTCATCCTGGcatctcccacacacacactctctctcagtAAGGAAGAAGGATGACAGTTTAGCAGAAACCTGCATTCTGAGACATGCTGATCGATAACACAGACTCCACAGAGGTATGAGacggacagaaacacacacacacacacactgctgatgcAATTTCAGCAGCCCGTACTCACCTGTAAACGTTCAAGGTACTTCCAGACACGACATTTGTCCTCCATGCGCACCACCACAGCCTTAGTGGGGACGGCTGCCAGGTGGCATCGCTCATACTCGTCCAGACCCGCGTCGGTTCCATCTGGGCAGAGCAGCTTCAGGTCCTCCAGCTCCAGATCCAGGGCCCAGGATTCCTGGTTCTTACCTGGgcaggagaggagtgaaggTGTGTCAGATTTTACTTTTTGGGCCCAATTAGAACTCCCATAAAGAAGCATTAGCAAGATACGTTATAAGTCTTCATCATCTGGTGAGGGTGTTGACTTCTTGCCTGGGAGATGCAGCCTCTTTCAGTCCTCTAGCATTAATGTGCATGTCCATCAAGAGCATATTGAAGAGACTTTTGCAGggttttagcatttagcttacaCCAGCTAGCTACAGCTTATAAAATCTGCTTGTGGCTGTCgttggcaagaaaaaaagaaggctGCTTTTGTTTACCCTCGTCTCAGACTGAGGACCCATTATTTTAAAGATTACAGCAAATTTCTGCCTCGATCATCACAGTAAACCGCACATAAGCTTTGCTAAAATGGAAACTTATGGATagctgtcatttgttttgctttgaagACACGTCTTTGAAATCTCATTCAGGGCCGAATCTGAATGATGACTTCATAACACGCAGGCTAATCTGAacattgcacatttttaattttgtgaGACGTGGCCAGCCACCTACTTCAAAAGCAAATGAAACCCCATTTAGCCAAACAAATAATTAGAGGACGGCGATAGGCCACCTTGAAGCTACTTTCTCCCTCCCTGGACAACATCACAGgccctctgtgtttttctgacctCTGTTAATTGGTGTGACTCCGGACATTTCTGAACCATATGAGAGCGCATGCTTCGTTAAACAGCTCCAGTGTTTGTGGAGCTGGTGTCAAACTGCTCCTTCTCGGCTGCACCAGCAGAGTCTGTGTAGCGTGACTGTGATAATGATCACCATTAATTTTGGATGTTGCCCAAAGCGGAGGAGCAGATGCAGCAAACAGAGAATTAGGGCATTTCCTTGCTGGACAAAAATGTGTgtcccttcctctctgtgtgataTCTGTTTCTCacttattttctcttttaatccGACTGTTATCTgtcgctctctgtctgtctctgcctcacaaacacgcacacatatgtTCTGCCCTATCATTTCAGTGTAATCTGTTCATTGCATTCTGGAtttcacacactgtaaaatgcTCATGTGAGGAACATTATGAAACACTGACATCCTGTGTCTTGACGGGGACTAGCACTCCCCAAGTAACCTCCTCATAAATCATGTGAATTATTGAAATGTATCATTAAATAACCATCGGCTCTGTCTTTAAAgtgcacagtaacactgaccgTCCAAGTTGTCGAAGACCGTTGTGTGTTTGACGAAAGCTACGTCGCCGAGGTTCTCTGCCACAcacctgaaagaaaaaacacaaaacgaGTGAATAATCAGACACATTTCAGACCAAAAAGCACACTTGTAACAGCATGACTCTGGAGACCACAGTTAAACTCCCTCTGCTGCCTATTGTTGCACTTCAAGAATTAAAATCGGCTCCTGTGGCCGTTTTATTCCCTTCTCAAACGCACTTACCAACATGCCAACGGCCATTTTTACTGCGCTGTAACACACAGTTTACGCATCTGTGAATGAAACCGTGTCCTGGTCTATAATTATCACATGCAGGCAGTGAATGAAagtgacattaaaaagaaactgtGGCACTCAGGAATTCATCCAAGCTGTTTGTTCTCTGTTATTTGCAGCTGGTTTTAATGAATGGAGTTTTTGTCTGTTACTACCATGTGATGTCATATTTTTTTGGCTTCCgcagcagctgaaaaaacaCTCACTCGGGTCATTACGCGTTCATCCCTGAATTACTGCTATCattgttttagctttttttttttttccagggcaGGCAGCTCTAATTACTCACTACTTTCCTTTATGGAGACAGCAGGCTGAAATAGATTCAGAGGAGTAGAGATGCTGAGGCAGAGGTCTTAATAACTGCTCCTCCTCTGGGTGCCATTAGCGTGTTATTTCCCATGTTAATACCTCAGCGCCCCGGCCTCTCCGTAGtgcctctctctgtggttgCTGGCGCAGATGTGCCGGTCGTTCTCGTCTCCTATGCAGGCCTCGCACAGGTTCTTGGGGTTGTTGCCTCTGGGGTCGTGCTGGGGGTCCTTAACGCCCGGCACACAGCTGTAACCAAAGAAGTTGCCAACGGCTggtgaaaaagacaagaaacgAGTTAGAGCAAGAATGGGAATGGCTACAGGAGGATAATTGGTTGTTAATTAAAAAGCCACTTCCAACTTGTCCTGCTGTCCCCTGTTATACTAAGTGATAGTAAGTCTATTCAACACAGGTGCAGCGTCAAACTACAGTTAACCCTTCAAGCTAAAGCACTTTGATTAATCAGTCAATCTAAAATTAACTGGGAAatgttttgataattgattaaaaGTGACAGATATTCTTTAACTTGTGTGATGTGctacttttctttgttttatgtgatattaaactgaatatctttggggttTGGATCATTAGTTTGACATAAGAAAAGCACCGTGGCTTTAGGAAACTCCAGCAgccatttttcacctttttccaGCATTCTACAGACCAAATGATTCATTGATGAACTGAAGAAATAATGGGCACATTAGctgatcatgaaaataatcattagctgcaatAGTCAGGCTCTATTTGTCAGCAAAGGATGTAGATTTGTATCTTCAGTGGGAAGttacatgatgatgatgatgatgatgataaagtaTTAATTGTCTTATAAGGTGTTTATCTTCCTATTTTATGGTATTATACTGTCAGCTGACATGTCAGTGCTGCTACCTAAAGGACTAAATTGACTTTTTTGACATTCAGTGGTTCATACATGTGTGACATTTGTGTTGTTGTCGATATGATGctaattttaaatgaaattacagGCATATAGAACTAAAAGCAGTGCAGGTAGCAGCACATTTTGAAAAGCAGGACAGCGTTCTGCTTTTCTTACTGtgaacaaatcccatgaaaagagaGGTAATCCATTGCTGAATactttcagtgctgcagtgtacCTGACATATGACTGCATATGACTGTAGGTGAGATAGCTGCAGTGCTCATGTTTATCCTATTGAAGGAAGATGTCACCCACTGTGcttcatttatgtgtttttaatagccTTACCCTTTAAAGATAttcattctccctctcttgAAGAACTACAACCTTCCCATTTGTCCTTCTATTCttcattatacacacacacacacacacacacacacacacacacacacacacacacacacacacacacactctgaatcCGTCTCACATTTACAGACAGATGCACTGTTCTCTGACTCTCCTCCTCTTACCTCCAGTCCTCTCCATCCCTTCACTCCTCATTCCACATCACTGCTTCCCCTCTCTGAACCTCTCATATAGCTTCCacgcatccacacacacttccacacagcTTTCCTGCCTCGACCACCCACCCCCATCTCCCCCTGTCTCACCTCTGGGTAGGTTGCACTGCTCCCCCACGCTGATCTGGGATGTGTTGACCAGGTAGCCAATAGGAACTGTCCACCCCACCGTGGTGCGGATGCCGGGGTGACAGGAGCTGCGCTCGTGCATCTCCAGCAGGGACAGGTCAGAGGAGGACCGACGTGCCAACGCCACCACGTAGTAGCTAATACCATCTGGAGGAAGAAAGCAAGTGGGAATCAGTTTTCAGATGAGGGGAGCATTGATCTGAAAATGATTAGTAAAGATGCACAACACAAAGAATAACGTGTCCACACACTGTGTACGTGGATCTAGCAAGCTGAACGTAGTAGTAGTGAACGAAGTATTGCTGCAACAAGGCTCGAGCCTGTGACTTACCCACTCTGTTGTGGGACTCTCCTGCGGCCACCTCTAAGCCGTGGCAAAGGCCAGCAGCATAGATGTCATCTGCAGACATGGAGGCTGCATCTGCTGTCCCATTCTGACAAAAAACATGACGTCAGGGGACTAAAGGAGGCATGTTTTTTCTAAATTGTCTGAACAAATGCCGCAGATGCACAACACAaagtctgttttgtctgtttcatgcaGCTGAAAATATTTCATTGATATTTATCTGATAAACCCTCAGAATCAGCACAGATAAGTTACAAATATTTCAGAATAAACTAAATGTGACTAGTTAATGAAGATGTGGACATATTGAGACGGCGTCCACTTTCCCATCCCTCTTTCTGCAGGTACCTTGATCTTGTCCATGCAGTCTCTGGTGTTCAGGCCACGGACGCATTGCAAAGTTCCTCTGATATTCCGAGCTGTGGCGTTCCCGGCCAAATCCAGACACTTCTGCTCCTCAGCGTCGGACAGTACGCACCAGCAGACTGAACAAAGTGGCAAAGTAGGGGAAATTAAATGCAGCATTTCCTGTAGAAGAGCACATACACTGTACCTGCAAAGGTGTCTTTAAAACGTTTCAACATGTAGTCGAGTACGAGAGTCTTAAAGTGACGTTCTTGTGGCTGTACCTGTAGATTTTGGATTGGAGACACAGCTGACGGACAGAAgaggcagaaggaggaggaaagctACAGGCAGTCTTCTCTCTGGACGCTCCATGTCGGCACTGGTAGGACACCTGCTCTGGACAATCACTCTAatacagcagagatgaggagcaggtggatTTCATCGGGGAAAAAAACGTCCCTCTCGTATAACCTGCTTCTGAGAAAGAGGGGGTGAAAGCTGGGAGAATGAGGCATGGATGGAGAAAGAAGAACACATTACATTATTCCTCTATGCCCGCCTCTCAAGTCAAAGTGCTCCGTAGATaatcctccatccatctcatGATAGCAGTATAACATTTCCACCTCCAATTATCCACTGAGACTTATCCCCGGTGGAGA
Protein-coding regions in this window:
- the otomp gene encoding otolith matrix protein 1: MERPERRLPVAFLLLLPLLSVSCVSNPKSTVCWCVLSDAEEQKCLDLAGNATARNIRGTLQCVRGLNTRDCMDKIKNGTADAASMSADDIYAAGLCHGLEVAAGESHNRVDGISYYVVALARRSSSDLSLLEMHERSSCHPGIRTTVGWTVPIGYLVNTSQISVGEQCNLPRAVGNFFGYSCVPGVKDPQHDPRGNNPKNLCEACIGDENDRHICASNHRERHYGEAGALRCVAENLGDVAFVKHTTVFDNLDGKNQESWALDLELEDLKLLCPDGTDAGLDEYERCHLAAVPTKAVVVRMEDKCRVWKYLERLQNAFGNATEGFSLFSSAGYGASDLLFSDATHHLQRVLGSYTSWLGPTYTTVLQAFECEGFC